In a single window of the Polynucleobacter sp. MWH-UH24A genome:
- the folE2 gene encoding GTP cyclohydrolase FolE2, producing MNDLNTSFLNTQALPDVQGSDDARSLAIERVGIRGIKHPIQVQSGFGSFPTVARFEMDVALPADQKGTHMSRFVQLLQDQQGAYDGAVIVDMAKKMLPLLQAKQGRMQMQYTHFVKKSAPISAVESWMDYEVTYLAEVKESLDQILEVDLYLKATVPVMSLCPCSKEISEYGAHNQRSHVTILVKLDADANLGVDELVRIAETEASSELWAILKRPDEKWVTEHAYENPKFVEDLVRDVATRLKRDERILSLMVEAENFESIHNHSAFARITLP from the coding sequence ATGAATGATCTCAACACGAGCTTTCTCAATACCCAAGCACTACCCGACGTTCAAGGTAGCGACGATGCCCGGTCGCTAGCGATTGAGCGTGTTGGAATCCGTGGTATCAAGCACCCCATTCAAGTTCAAAGCGGTTTTGGTTCATTTCCAACGGTTGCTCGTTTTGAGATGGACGTGGCATTACCTGCGGATCAAAAGGGTACCCATATGTCGCGCTTTGTGCAGTTACTGCAAGATCAACAGGGCGCCTATGATGGAGCAGTCATTGTGGACATGGCTAAGAAAATGCTGCCTTTGTTGCAGGCTAAGCAAGGCCGTATGCAAATGCAATACACCCACTTTGTGAAAAAAAGTGCCCCAATCTCCGCGGTTGAGAGTTGGATGGATTACGAGGTAACCTATTTAGCTGAAGTGAAAGAAAGTCTTGATCAAATTCTTGAGGTTGATCTTTATTTGAAAGCCACCGTTCCGGTAATGAGCTTATGCCCTTGCTCAAAAGAGATTTCGGAATATGGCGCCCACAATCAGCGCTCGCATGTCACGATTTTGGTAAAGCTCGATGCCGATGCCAATCTTGGTGTTGACGAGTTAGTCCGCATTGCAGAAACAGAAGCATCTAGCGAGTTGTGGGCAATCTTAAAACGTCCCGATGAAAAATGGGTCACTGAGCATGCCTATGAAAACCCGAAATTTGTGGAGGATCTGGTGCGGGATGTTGCTACTCGCCTAAAGCGCGATGAGCGAATCCTATCTTTAATGGTGGAAGCGGAAAACTTTGAGTCCATCCATAATCACAGTGCATTTGCCAGAATTACTTTGCCGTAA
- the rpsU gene encoding 30S ribosomal protein S21 — translation MTTVRLRENEPFEVALRRFKRTIEKNGLLTDLRAREFYEKPTAERKRKKAAAAKRHYKRIRSQMLPKKLY, via the coding sequence ATGACCACAGTCCGCCTTCGCGAAAACGAACCATTTGAAGTGGCATTACGCCGCTTTAAGCGCACCATTGAGAAGAATGGTCTGTTGACCGATCTTCGCGCTCGTGAGTTCTACGAGAAACCCACAGCCGAGCGCAAGCGTAAAAAAGCAGCTGCTGCAAAACGCCACTACAAGCGGATTCGTAGCCAGATGTTGCCTAAAAAGCTCTACTAA
- a CDS encoding GatB/YqeY domain-containing protein → MTLKEQITEDMKSAMRAKEAERLGTIRLLLAAIKQREVDERITVDDAGIIAIIEKLIKQRKDSIEQFQKAGRTDLVDQESKELGILQAYMPAQLSAAEVQSAIQKVIADLGASGPQDMGKVIGALKAQLAGKADMGMVSGLVKAALAK, encoded by the coding sequence ATGACTCTTAAAGAGCAAATTACTGAAGACATGAAGTCAGCCATGCGTGCCAAAGAGGCCGAGCGCCTTGGCACCATTCGTTTATTGTTGGCCGCGATCAAACAGCGAGAAGTGGATGAGCGTATTACCGTAGATGATGCCGGTATCATCGCCATCATTGAAAAACTCATCAAGCAACGCAAAGATTCGATTGAGCAGTTTCAAAAAGCAGGGCGTACGGATTTAGTGGATCAAGAAAGTAAAGAGCTGGGGATCTTGCAGGCCTATATGCCAGCACAACTCTCGGCCGCTGAAGTGCAATCAGCCATTCAAAAGGTCATCGCAGATTTGGGAGCGAGTGGTCCGCAAGATATGGGTAAGGTAATTGGGGCGCTAAAAGCTCAGTTAGCTGGTAAGGCTGATATGGGAATGGTATCTGGATTGGTAAAAGCCGCTCTCGCCAAATAA
- the tsaD gene encoding tRNA (adenosine(37)-N6)-threonylcarbamoyltransferase complex transferase subunit TsaD, whose translation MIVLGIETSCDETGLAVYDTRPWEAGKSAYGGILGAALHSQIDMHQDYGGVVPELASRDHIRRLIPLLNKTLTESGCTVDDLDGVAYTQGPGLAGALLVGSAFANALAVAIQKPLIGVHHLEGHLLSPLLANDSSKKPDFPFLALLVSGGHTQLMYVNRIGNYQLLGETVDDAAGEAFDKTAKLLGLDYPGGAALSKLAETGKNAGFDLPRPMLHSKDLDFSFSGLKTAVLHQVKKAQSSDSYNASFRANLAYAFVEAVTDVLSHKAMAALEQMECRDLVVAGGVGANTQLRKKLTAMATSRGCQVHYPPIELCTDNGVMIAFAGALRLLQGSSISTNGAFDIKARWDLSALTITAK comes from the coding sequence ATGATAGTCCTCGGTATTGAGACCTCCTGCGACGAAACTGGCCTTGCCGTTTACGACACTCGCCCCTGGGAGGCTGGAAAATCGGCCTATGGGGGCATCTTGGGGGCCGCATTGCACTCCCAGATTGATATGCATCAGGATTACGGTGGGGTAGTCCCAGAACTAGCCTCTCGTGACCACATTCGGCGCTTAATTCCTTTATTAAACAAGACCTTAACTGAATCCGGCTGCACGGTCGATGATTTAGATGGGGTTGCCTATACCCAAGGACCTGGTCTTGCTGGTGCCTTGCTAGTAGGATCCGCCTTTGCCAATGCCTTGGCAGTAGCGATCCAAAAACCGTTAATTGGAGTGCATCATTTAGAGGGCCATTTGCTTTCTCCGCTATTGGCAAACGACTCCTCAAAAAAGCCAGATTTTCCTTTTCTTGCCCTTTTGGTATCGGGTGGGCATACGCAGCTCATGTACGTTAATCGGATTGGCAACTACCAACTTCTCGGCGAAACGGTTGATGATGCAGCCGGTGAGGCGTTTGATAAAACTGCAAAATTATTAGGGCTCGATTATCCGGGTGGTGCCGCGCTCTCGAAATTAGCAGAAACTGGAAAAAATGCTGGATTTGATTTGCCCAGACCAATGTTGCATTCTAAGGATTTGGATTTTTCATTTTCAGGGCTTAAGACCGCGGTCTTACATCAAGTCAAAAAAGCGCAAAGTAGCGACTCCTATAACGCCTCGTTTCGAGCCAATCTCGCTTACGCATTTGTCGAAGCGGTGACCGACGTTCTAAGTCATAAAGCCATGGCTGCTTTAGAGCAAATGGAATGTCGTGATTTGGTGGTTGCTGGGGGCGTTGGTGCGAATACCCAGCTTCGTAAAAAACTCACTGCCATGGCGACTTCTCGAGGGTGTCAAGTTCACTATCCACCAATCGAGTTATGCACTGACAACGGTGTGATGATTGCGTTTGCAGGAGCACTTCGACTTTTACAGGGAAGCTCAATAAGTACTAATGGAGCATTTGATATTAAGGCGCGCTGGGATCTCAGCGCTCTCACTATTACGGCAAAGTAA